In Xiphophorus couchianus chromosome 24, X_couchianus-1.0, whole genome shotgun sequence, a single genomic region encodes these proteins:
- the sypa gene encoding synaptophysin a: protein MDVVNQLVAQGQFRILKVPLGFIKVLQWFFAIFAFSTCGSYSGMFKMAVECRNRTESDLAIQVEFEYPFRLHQVYFDAPTCKDRATDRIFLVGDYSSSAEFFVTIGVFAFLYSTAALSIYVFFYDKYKENNKGPLIDLGVTAVFAFMWLVSSAAWAKGLSDVKTATDPDEVITLIDACEKKENSCREVHDPVMSGLNTSVAFGFINLVLWAGNLWFVFKETGIIAPFMRAPPPEGKPAPDAYAQQGAYEQDPYASNQGGYQPEFNQQGYNQEAEYGQGYSQQGAPTSFSNQM, encoded by the exons ATGGACGTCGTAAATCAG CTCGTAGCCCAGGGTCAGTTCCGGATCCTGAAGGTTCCTCTGGGCTTCATCAAGGTCCTGCAGTGG TTCTTCGCCATCTTCGCCTTCTCCACCTGTGGCAGTTACTCCGGGATGTTCAAGATGGCGGTGGAGTGTAGGAACCGGACGGAGAGCGACCTCGCCATACAAGTGGAGTTCGAGTATCCGTTCAG ACTCCACCAGGTGTACTTCGACGCCCCCACCTGTAAGGACAGGGCCACGGACCGGATCTTCCTGGTCGGAGACTACTCTTCCTCCGCCGAGTTCTTCGTCACCATCGGCGTCTTCGCCTTCCTCTACTCCACCGCGGCTCTCAGCATCTACGTCTTCTTCTACGACAAGTACAAGGAGAACAACAAAGGCCCGCTGATC GACCTGGGAGTGACGGCGGTGTTTGCCTTCATGTGGCTGGTGAGTTCGGCGGCTTGGGCCAAAGGTCTGTCCGACGTGAAGACGGCGACCGATCCGGATGAGGTCATCACTTTGATCGACGCCTGTGAGAAGAAGGAGAACTCCTGCCGAGAAGTCCACGACCCGGTCATGTCCGGACTCAACACCTCCGTG GCGTTCGGTTTCATCAATCTGGTCCTGTGGGCCGGAAACCTCTGGTTCGTCTTCAAGGAGACGGGCATCATCGCCCCGTTCATGCGAGCTCCGCCTCCTGAGGGCAAACCTGCGCCCGACGCCTACGCCCAGCAGGGGGCGTACGAACAAGACCCGTATGCCAGCAACCAGGGAGGCTACCAGCCCGAGTTCAACCAGCAAGGATACAACCAG GAGGCTGAGTACGGTCAAGGCTACAGCCAACAGGGGGCGCCCACCTCCTTCTCCAATCAGATGTGA